The Exiguobacterium mexicanum genome includes a window with the following:
- a CDS encoding aldo/keto reductase: protein MNIPTIKLHDGYEIPAIGLGTVYLRGEPGVDAITSAIRNGYRLIDSAIRYDNEGTVGEAIRQSGIPREQLFLTSKLRAQYFDYDDALEMIRESLYRANLDYWDLFLLHWPNPKQDKYVEAWRALIQAKENGWIRSIGVSNFMPEHLDRLIEETGETPVINQIELHPYFSQVEQRQADKERGIITEAWSPLSRARTVTHDETIAELARQKGKTVSQVILRWHVQLGVIPLPRSSSELHQKENLDVFNFELTEDEMETLNALTKQDGRIDNQDPREYEEY, encoded by the coding sequence ATGAACATCCCAACCATCAAACTACATGACGGCTACGAGATTCCGGCAATCGGGCTCGGCACCGTTTATTTACGAGGTGAACCGGGCGTCGACGCGATCACGAGCGCTATCCGCAACGGCTATCGTCTCATCGATTCGGCAATTCGCTATGACAATGAAGGAACGGTCGGCGAGGCCATTCGCCAATCCGGCATCCCGCGCGAGCAACTGTTCTTGACGTCGAAGCTTCGCGCCCAATACTTCGACTACGATGATGCGCTCGAGATGATTCGTGAGTCGCTCTACCGGGCGAATCTCGACTATTGGGACTTGTTCTTGTTGCATTGGCCGAACCCGAAACAAGACAAATACGTCGAGGCGTGGCGTGCCCTTATCCAAGCGAAAGAGAACGGGTGGATCCGCTCCATCGGCGTCTCGAACTTTATGCCCGAGCATCTCGACCGTTTGATTGAGGAGACGGGTGAGACACCGGTCATCAACCAAATCGAGCTCCACCCATACTTCTCCCAAGTGGAGCAGCGTCAGGCTGACAAAGAGCGCGGCATCATCACTGAGGCATGGAGTCCGTTGAGCCGAGCCCGGACCGTCACGCATGACGAGACGATCGCGGAACTAGCAAGACAAAAAGGCAAGACCGTGTCCCAAGTCATTCTGCGTTGGCACGTCCAACTCGGTGTCATCCCGCTCCCGCGTTCGTCGAGCGAGTTGCACCAAAAAGAGAACCTCGACGTCTTCAACTTCGAATTGACCGAGGACGAGATGGAGACGCTCAACGCCCTGACGAAGCAAGACGGCCGCATCGATAATCAAGACCCGAGAGAATACGAGGAATACTAA
- a CDS encoding MetQ/NlpA family ABC transporter substrate-binding protein gives MKKLMALFASLTLVLAACGNDSETNTTEAPSNEPQTLKVASLIPPMTDMLEIAKEQLAEDNIELEIVVLGDNVQPNTALAAKEVDANFFQHVPYMEEFNRSNDANLVPIEPIYFANYGVYSKEYDNMDDIPEGATIAIANDVSNIDRSLSLLAQHDVIELGEKNGSYYTQADITENPKNLKFEEVDLLMLARAYDDVDAVLMTPAYAAPLGLTPKSDALLTEGVENDFAITLVAREDNKDEEAIQKLGEALTSDEVRAFLEENYEETAIPAF, from the coding sequence ATGAAAAAATTAATGGCGCTTTTCGCCTCACTCACACTCGTCCTCGCGGCGTGTGGGAACGATTCCGAAACGAACACGACGGAAGCCCCGTCAAACGAGCCGCAGACGCTCAAAGTCGCATCGCTCATCCCACCGATGACGGATATGCTTGAAATCGCGAAAGAGCAACTCGCAGAAGACAACATCGAGCTCGAAATCGTCGTCCTCGGTGACAACGTCCAACCGAACACAGCGCTCGCAGCAAAAGAAGTCGACGCGAACTTCTTCCAACACGTCCCGTACATGGAAGAGTTCAACCGCAGCAATGACGCCAACCTCGTCCCAATCGAACCGATTTACTTCGCCAACTACGGTGTCTACTCGAAAGAGTATGACAACATGGACGACATCCCGGAAGGCGCGACAATCGCCATCGCGAACGACGTGTCGAACATCGACCGCTCGCTCTCATTGCTCGCGCAACACGATGTAATCGAGCTTGGTGAGAAGAACGGGTCGTATTACACGCAAGCCGATATCACAGAAAACCCGAAGAACCTCAAGTTCGAGGAAGTCGATTTGCTCATGCTCGCGCGTGCGTACGATGACGTCGATGCGGTCCTCATGACGCCGGCCTATGCGGCGCCACTCGGCTTGACGCCGAAGAGTGATGCCCTCTTGACGGAAGGTGTCGAGAACGACTTCGCCATCACACTCGTGGCCCGTGAAGACAACAAAGATGAAGAAGCCATCCAGAAACTCGGCGAAGCACTCACAAGTGACGAAGTCCGTGCGTTCTTGGAAGAAAATTACGAAGAAACGGCGATTCCGGCGTTTTAA
- a CDS encoding heavy metal translocating P-type ATPase encodes MQRYILSKKNSITLISAILIALAFFGRFSLDNMAIFNWSLIIASILGVAPIAIQAYQALKVKVVSIDVLVTIAVIGAVLIQNYEESAIVTFLFLFGSYLEQRTLNKTRSAIKELTELAPESALKQMENGEFEEVDVDDVDEGDILLVKTGAKVPVDGTVLTGEGHINEASITGESLPVSKKVDSEVFAGSILENGTIQIRADRVGEDTTFGRIIELVEEAQDSKSEAERFIDRFSKYYTPAVLVLGFIVWFFSKDIELAITILVLGCPGALVIGVPVSNVAGIGNGARNGVLLKGSEVINDFSRVDTIVFDKTGTLTVGNPEVAEKEFYGKNTEEVLGYLASVERESDHPLGKAVLQDIGEITFSTVEETEVVKGGGIVAKIGVHRIAVGNVALMEKKNVKLSEKAKKDVERFEKNGNSLVLTAVDGELNVLMGIRDQIRPGVKKDLQKLKKLGVKNLVVLSGDNQGTVDLVARELGLTEAHGHMLPEGKSAYIEKMQAEGGIIAFVGDGVNDSPSLALADIGIAMGSGTDVAIETSDVVLMNSDFSRLPHALGLTKSTSRNMKQNITIAVGVVLVLLASLLFGEWMNMSIGMLVHEASILVVILNGMRLLRYRLRE; translated from the coding sequence ATGCAAAGATATATATTAAGTAAAAAGAATTCCATTACACTGATCAGTGCAATTTTGATTGCACTTGCATTCTTCGGACGATTTTCCTTAGACAACATGGCCATTTTCAATTGGTCGCTCATCATTGCATCCATTCTTGGTGTGGCGCCGATTGCAATCCAAGCCTATCAGGCATTAAAAGTAAAAGTTGTCAGTATTGATGTTTTAGTTACCATTGCAGTTATTGGAGCAGTATTGATTCAAAATTATGAGGAATCAGCCATCGTTACTTTCTTATTCTTATTTGGTTCTTACTTGGAGCAGCGTACCTTGAACAAAACACGTTCTGCCATTAAAGAATTAACAGAGCTGGCACCAGAAAGTGCTTTAAAGCAAATGGAAAACGGAGAATTTGAAGAAGTAGATGTCGATGATGTAGACGAAGGTGATATTTTATTAGTTAAAACGGGTGCAAAAGTTCCGGTAGATGGAACAGTGTTAACTGGTGAAGGTCATATTAATGAAGCAAGTATTACTGGAGAATCTCTACCTGTAAGTAAAAAGGTTGATTCGGAAGTATTTGCAGGATCTATCTTAGAAAATGGAACGATCCAAATTCGAGCTGATCGCGTTGGAGAAGATACAACATTTGGTAGAATTATCGAATTAGTGGAAGAGGCACAGGATTCCAAATCAGAAGCAGAACGTTTCATTGACCGATTCTCAAAATACTATACACCAGCTGTGTTAGTCCTTGGTTTTATTGTTTGGTTTTTCTCAAAAGATATTGAACTAGCTATCACGATTCTTGTTTTAGGATGTCCAGGTGCATTAGTTATCGGGGTTCCTGTATCCAACGTTGCCGGTATCGGAAACGGTGCACGTAATGGTGTCCTCTTAAAAGGTAGTGAAGTTATCAATGACTTTAGCAGAGTAGATACTATCGTTTTTGATAAAACAGGAACATTGACAGTAGGAAACCCTGAAGTTGCCGAAAAAGAATTTTACGGAAAAAATACTGAAGAGGTTCTAGGATATTTAGCAAGTGTGGAGCGTGAATCGGACCACCCACTAGGGAAAGCTGTCCTACAGGATATTGGCGAGATAACTTTCTCTACTGTTGAAGAAACCGAAGTCGTTAAAGGTGGCGGAATTGTAGCAAAAATAGGTGTTCATCGTATAGCCGTTGGTAACGTAGCTTTAATGGAAAAGAAAAATGTGAAATTAAGCGAAAAAGCTAAAAAAGACGTCGAACGCTTTGAGAAAAATGGGAATTCTCTTGTGTTAACTGCGGTCGACGGAGAATTAAACGTTCTGATGGGTATTCGGGATCAAATCCGCCCAGGTGTTAAAAAAGATCTTCAAAAACTGAAAAAACTAGGGGTCAAAAACCTTGTCGTTCTTTCTGGGGACAACCAAGGAACCGTAGATTTAGTTGCTCGAGAACTTGGGTTAACAGAAGCACATGGTCATATGCTACCGGAAGGAAAATCTGCTTATATCGAAAAAATGCAAGCAGAAGGCGGGATCATTGCCTTTGTCGGTGACGGAGTGAATGATAGTCCTTCACTAGCCTTAGCAGATATCGGAATTGCCATGGGAAGTGGAACAGATGTTGCAATTGAAACATCAGATGTTGTTTTAATGAATTCTGACTTTAGTCGTTTACCACACGCATTAGGCTTAACAAAATCAACTTCAAGAAACATGAAACAGAACATTACCATAGCAGTTGGTGTGGTATTAGTCTTACTTGCCAGCCTACTATTTGGTGAATGGATGAATATGTCAATCGGGATGTTGGTTCACGAAGCAAGTATCTTAGTAGTCATCTTGAATGGTATGAGATTGCTTCGATACCGTTTGAGAGAATAA